Proteins encoded within one genomic window of Callithrix jacchus isolate 240 chromosome 11, calJac240_pri, whole genome shotgun sequence:
- the IGF2BP3 gene encoding insulin-like growth factor 2 mRNA-binding protein 3 isoform X5 yields the protein MILPARAHHGFGNFRYEISRLTYSGRALDKLNGFQLENFTLKVAYIPDEMAVQQTPLQQPRGRRGLGQRGSSRQGSPGSMSKQKPCDLPLRLLVPTQFVGAIIGKEGATIRNITKQTQSKIDVHRKENAGAAEKSITILSTPEGTSAACKSILEIMHKEAQDIKFTEEIPLKILAHNNFVGRLIGKEGRNLKKIEQDTDTKITISPLQELTLYNPERTITVKGNVETCAKAEEEIMKKIRESYENDIASMNLQAHLIPGLNLNALGLFPPTSGMPPPTSGPPSAMTPPYPQFEQSETETVHLFIPALSVGAIIGKQGQHIKQLSRFAGASIKIAPAEAPDAKVRMVIITGPPEAQFKAQGRIYGKIKEENFVSPKEEVKLEAHIRVPSFAAGRVIGKGGKTVNELQNLSSAEVVVPRDQTPDENDQVVVKITGHFYACQVAQRKIQEILTQVKQHQQQKALPSGPPQSRRK from the exons AGCACTAGACAAACTGAATGGATTTCAGTTAGAGAATTTCACCTTGAAAGTAGCCTATATCCCTGATGAAATGGCCGTCCAGCAAACCCCCTTGCAGCAGCCCCGAGGTCGCCGGGGGCTTGGGCAGAGGGGCTCCTCAAGGCAGGGGTCTCCAGGATCCATGTCCAAGCAGAAACCATGTGATTTGCCTCTGCGCCTGCTGGTTCCCACTCAGTTTGTTGGAGCCATCATAGGGAAAGAAGGTGCCACCATTCGGAACATCACCAAACAGACCCAGTCTAA AATTGATGTCCACCGTAAAGAGAATGCAGGGGCTGCTGAGAAGTCAATTACTATCCTCTCTACCCCTGAAGGCACCTCTGCAGCTTGTAAGTCTATTCTGGAGATTATGCATAAGGAAGCTCAAGATATAAAATT CACAGAAGAGATCCCCTTGAAGATTTTAGCTCATAACAACTTTGTTGGCCGTCTTATTGGTAAAGAAGGaagaaaccttaaaaaaattgAGCAAGACACAGACACTAAAATCACGATATCTCC ATTGCAGGAATTGACGCTGTATAATCCAGAACGCACCATTACAGTTAAAGGCAATGTTGAGACATGTGCTAAAGCTGAGGAAGAGATCATGAAGAAAATCAGGGAGTCTTACGAAAATGATATTGCTTCTATGAAT CTTCAAGCACATTTAATTCCTGGATTAAATCTGAATGCCTTGGGTCTGTTCCCACCCACTTCAGGGATGCCACCTCCCACCTCAGGTCCCCCTTCAGCCATGACTCCTCCCTACCCACAGTTTGAG CAATCAGAAACGGAGACTGTTCATCTGTTTATCCCAGCCCTATCAGTCGGTGCTATCATCGGCAAGCAGGGCCAGCACATCAAGCAGCTTTCTCGCTTTGCTGGAGCTTCAATTAAG ATTGCTCCAGCAGAAGCACCAGATGCTAAAGTGAGGATGGTGATTATCACTGGACCACCAGAGGCTCAGTTCAAG GCTCAGGGAAGaatttatggaaaaattaaagaagaaaactttgtTAGTCCTAAAGAAGAGGTGAAACTTGAAGCCCACATCAGAGTGCCATCCTTTGCTGCTGGCAGAGTTATTGGAAAAGGAGGCAAAACG GTGAATGAACTTCAGAATTTGTCAAGTGCAGAAGTTGTTGTCCCTCGTGACCAGACACCTGATGAGAATGACCAAGTGGTTGTCAAAATAACTGGTCACTTCTACGCTTGCCAG GTTGCCCAGagaaaaattcaggaaattctGACTCAGGTAAAGCAGCACCAACAACAGAAGGCTCTGCCAAGCGGACCACCTCAGTCAAGACGGAAGTAA
- the IGF2BP3 gene encoding insulin-like growth factor 2 mRNA-binding protein 3 isoform X4 — MDSETSDTKYPASLTVGVNTDSETAVVNVTYSSKDQARQALDKLNGFQLENFTLKVAYIPDEMAVQQTPLQQPRGRRGLGQRGSSRQGSPGSMSKQKPCDLPLRLLVPTQFVGAIIGKEGATIRNITKQTQSKIDVHRKENAGAAEKSITILSTPEGTSAACKSILEIMHKEAQDIKFTEEIPLKILAHNNFVGRLIGKEGRNLKKIEQDTDTKITISPLQELTLYNPERTITVKGNVETCAKAEEEIMKKIRESYENDIASMNLQAHLIPGLNLNALGLFPPTSGMPPPTSGPPSAMTPPYPQFEQSETETVHLFIPALSVGAIIGKQGQHIKQLSRFAGASIKIAPAEAPDAKVRMVIITGPPEAQFKAQGRIYGKIKEENFVSPKEEVKLEAHIRVPSFAAGRVIGKGGKTVNELQNLSSAEVVVPRDQTPDENDQVVVKITGHFYACQVAQRKIQEILTQVKQHQQQKALPSGPPQSRRK; from the exons AGCACTAGACAAACTGAATGGATTTCAGTTAGAGAATTTCACCTTGAAAGTAGCCTATATCCCTGATGAAATGGCCGTCCAGCAAACCCCCTTGCAGCAGCCCCGAGGTCGCCGGGGGCTTGGGCAGAGGGGCTCCTCAAGGCAGGGGTCTCCAGGATCCATGTCCAAGCAGAAACCATGTGATTTGCCTCTGCGCCTGCTGGTTCCCACTCAGTTTGTTGGAGCCATCATAGGGAAAGAAGGTGCCACCATTCGGAACATCACCAAACAGACCCAGTCTAA AATTGATGTCCACCGTAAAGAGAATGCAGGGGCTGCTGAGAAGTCAATTACTATCCTCTCTACCCCTGAAGGCACCTCTGCAGCTTGTAAGTCTATTCTGGAGATTATGCATAAGGAAGCTCAAGATATAAAATT CACAGAAGAGATCCCCTTGAAGATTTTAGCTCATAACAACTTTGTTGGCCGTCTTATTGGTAAAGAAGGaagaaaccttaaaaaaattgAGCAAGACACAGACACTAAAATCACGATATCTCC ATTGCAGGAATTGACGCTGTATAATCCAGAACGCACCATTACAGTTAAAGGCAATGTTGAGACATGTGCTAAAGCTGAGGAAGAGATCATGAAGAAAATCAGGGAGTCTTACGAAAATGATATTGCTTCTATGAAT CTTCAAGCACATTTAATTCCTGGATTAAATCTGAATGCCTTGGGTCTGTTCCCACCCACTTCAGGGATGCCACCTCCCACCTCAGGTCCCCCTTCAGCCATGACTCCTCCCTACCCACAGTTTGAG CAATCAGAAACGGAGACTGTTCATCTGTTTATCCCAGCCCTATCAGTCGGTGCTATCATCGGCAAGCAGGGCCAGCACATCAAGCAGCTTTCTCGCTTTGCTGGAGCTTCAATTAAG ATTGCTCCAGCAGAAGCACCAGATGCTAAAGTGAGGATGGTGATTATCACTGGACCACCAGAGGCTCAGTTCAAG GCTCAGGGAAGaatttatggaaaaattaaagaagaaaactttgtTAGTCCTAAAGAAGAGGTGAAACTTGAAGCCCACATCAGAGTGCCATCCTTTGCTGCTGGCAGAGTTATTGGAAAAGGAGGCAAAACG GTGAATGAACTTCAGAATTTGTCAAGTGCAGAAGTTGTTGTCCCTCGTGACCAGACACCTGATGAGAATGACCAAGTGGTTGTCAAAATAACTGGTCACTTCTACGCTTGCCAG GTTGCCCAGagaaaaattcaggaaattctGACTCAGGTAAAGCAGCACCAACAACAGAAGGCTCTGCCAAGCGGACCACCTCAGTCAAGACGGAAGTAA
- the IGF2BP3 gene encoding insulin-like growth factor 2 mRNA-binding protein 3 isoform X7, translating to MAVQQTPLQQPRGRRGLGQRGSSRQGSPGSMSKQKPCDLPLRLLVPTQFVGAIIGKEGATIRNITKQTQSKIDVHRKENAGAAEKSITILSTPEGTSAACKSILEIMHKEAQDIKFTEEIPLKILAHNNFVGRLIGKEGRNLKKIEQDTDTKITISPLQELTLYNPERTITVKGNVETCAKAEEEIMKKIRESYENDIASMNLQAHLIPGLNLNALGLFPPTSGMPPPTSGPPSAMTPPYPQFEQSETETVHLFIPALSVGAIIGKQGQHIKQLSRFAGASIKIAPAEAPDAKVRMVIITGPPEAQFKAQGRIYGKIKEENFVSPKEEVKLEAHIRVPSFAAGRVIGKGGKTVNELQNLSSAEVVVPRDQTPDENDQVVVKITGHFYACQVAQRKIQEILTQVKQHQQQKALPSGPPQSRRK from the exons ATGGCCGTCCAGCAAACCCCCTTGCAGCAGCCCCGAGGTCGCCGGGGGCTTGGGCAGAGGGGCTCCTCAAGGCAGGGGTCTCCAGGATCCATGTCCAAGCAGAAACCATGTGATTTGCCTCTGCGCCTGCTGGTTCCCACTCAGTTTGTTGGAGCCATCATAGGGAAAGAAGGTGCCACCATTCGGAACATCACCAAACAGACCCAGTCTAA AATTGATGTCCACCGTAAAGAGAATGCAGGGGCTGCTGAGAAGTCAATTACTATCCTCTCTACCCCTGAAGGCACCTCTGCAGCTTGTAAGTCTATTCTGGAGATTATGCATAAGGAAGCTCAAGATATAAAATT CACAGAAGAGATCCCCTTGAAGATTTTAGCTCATAACAACTTTGTTGGCCGTCTTATTGGTAAAGAAGGaagaaaccttaaaaaaattgAGCAAGACACAGACACTAAAATCACGATATCTCC ATTGCAGGAATTGACGCTGTATAATCCAGAACGCACCATTACAGTTAAAGGCAATGTTGAGACATGTGCTAAAGCTGAGGAAGAGATCATGAAGAAAATCAGGGAGTCTTACGAAAATGATATTGCTTCTATGAAT CTTCAAGCACATTTAATTCCTGGATTAAATCTGAATGCCTTGGGTCTGTTCCCACCCACTTCAGGGATGCCACCTCCCACCTCAGGTCCCCCTTCAGCCATGACTCCTCCCTACCCACAGTTTGAG CAATCAGAAACGGAGACTGTTCATCTGTTTATCCCAGCCCTATCAGTCGGTGCTATCATCGGCAAGCAGGGCCAGCACATCAAGCAGCTTTCTCGCTTTGCTGGAGCTTCAATTAAG ATTGCTCCAGCAGAAGCACCAGATGCTAAAGTGAGGATGGTGATTATCACTGGACCACCAGAGGCTCAGTTCAAG GCTCAGGGAAGaatttatggaaaaattaaagaagaaaactttgtTAGTCCTAAAGAAGAGGTGAAACTTGAAGCCCACATCAGAGTGCCATCCTTTGCTGCTGGCAGAGTTATTGGAAAAGGAGGCAAAACG GTGAATGAACTTCAGAATTTGTCAAGTGCAGAAGTTGTTGTCCCTCGTGACCAGACACCTGATGAGAATGACCAAGTGGTTGTCAAAATAACTGGTCACTTCTACGCTTGCCAG GTTGCCCAGagaaaaattcaggaaattctGACTCAGGTAAAGCAGCACCAACAACAGAAGGCTCTGCCAAGCGGACCACCTCAGTCAAGACGGAAGTAA